From a single Candidatus Poribacteria bacterium genomic region:
- a CDS encoding VWA domain-containing protein yields MMFDTYWHKLYQKRRKTRRAFLISLVLHTIAIGIMSLGYIRWYHPMQPSEPLVSEAIAVTDLQRFHVSSTRKRSMSTTRRSTPVRSKTSPTVNQNIAKPIRSVRPTASSASIPVLRTDARLPMAETSLHKQTTKTPAWKTIATAHTKTPTIAPTPKLLQEQAAMKEETGDKSPAPPIDRDGRMGEALEGIAESIADSQAETPVDLVFLLDISGSMIDNIRAVGRQLNRMVTVFEEKRIDFTLGIVIFRYLESDTIIHPQTRDSERYKRLLTSHVVATAGDERAHNAIIKTIRRVDFREDVKRRFILVTDEASKGSYTLPEVLAQCFQNNITVDVIGINHTTHRALTSKTGGLWYPIPIQE; encoded by the coding sequence ATGATGTTTGATACCTATTGGCATAAATTATATCAGAAGCGCAGGAAAACTCGCAGAGCATTCCTGATTTCGTTGGTCTTGCACACCATCGCGATCGGAATTATGAGTCTTGGTTATATCCGGTGGTATCACCCGATGCAACCTTCGGAACCCCTCGTCTCTGAAGCCATTGCCGTGACGGATCTTCAACGTTTTCATGTAAGTAGTACCCGCAAACGTTCTATGTCAACCACGCGGCGTTCAACACCGGTGCGTTCTAAAACCTCGCCTACTGTTAATCAGAACATCGCAAAGCCGATCCGTTCAGTACGTCCAACTGCATCCAGCGCGTCAATTCCCGTGTTAAGAACGGATGCCCGACTCCCAATGGCTGAGACCTCTCTGCACAAACAAACGACAAAAACTCCCGCGTGGAAAACAATTGCGACCGCGCATACCAAAACACCTACGATCGCACCCACACCTAAACTCTTACAGGAACAGGCTGCAATGAAGGAGGAAACAGGTGATAAAAGTCCCGCACCCCCAATTGACAGGGATGGGCGAATGGGAGAAGCACTCGAAGGAATCGCGGAGAGTATCGCTGATAGCCAAGCTGAAACTCCTGTTGACCTCGTTTTTCTGCTTGACATTAGTGGGAGTATGATAGATAATATTCGTGCAGTCGGCAGACAACTCAATCGGATGGTAACCGTATTTGAGGAGAAACGGATTGACTTTACACTCGGTATCGTTATTTTTAGGTATCTTGAGAGTGATACAATCATCCATCCCCAAACGCGGGACAGTGAGAGATACAAACGATTGTTGACTTCGCACGTTGTCGCTACTGCAGGTGATGAACGCGCGCACAATGCCATCATAAAAACGATTCGCCGCGTCGATTTTCGGGAAGACGTAAAGCGTCGATTTATCCTTGTTACTGACGAAGCGAGCAAAGGGTCTTATACGCTACCAGAGGTATTGGCACAGTGCTTCCAAAACAATATCACCGTGGATGTCATCGGTATTAATCATACAACCCATAGGGCTTTAACCTCTAAAACCGGGGGACTCTGGTATCCCATTCCAATACAGGAATAG
- the waaF gene encoding lipopolysaccharide heptosyltransferase II, with translation MFQNASEILTLIASAVVQWLFYRKPLPKNFTPERALVVKLDHLGDVLLATPVFSNLRRAYPNTELHVLTGAWSRVVLEKHPDVSKVIEYNSPAFCRTGQPTSFKQTFQLYRALRRQKYDLMVELRSDWRVVWFAFLRLTPKRLDRAALQVANKLGLAQFTGTHETTRNLDVLKQADIPIPVQTTTFSVTTEDEKWASDFLAIHQIDREHPLIAIHPGSPIELKRWLPERFAELTDWLIAQKGAQILFVGVKDEIQIITDIQARMRGESINIAGETTLTQLASILHKCSVFIGNDSGPMHLAAAVGIHTIGLYGPGDPTRFGPVGAKCQAIRRKLDCPPCSGTTCRFGEEGCMSKIQVTDVIQMLETVAHLTPNELT, from the coding sequence ATGTTTCAGAACGCATCCGAAATTCTCACTTTAATCGCTTCTGCTGTCGTGCAGTGGCTCTTTTACCGGAAACCTCTGCCGAAGAACTTTACACCCGAACGCGCCCTCGTCGTCAAACTCGACCATCTTGGCGATGTCTTGTTAGCGACACCGGTGTTTTCCAATCTACGTCGGGCGTACCCGAACACCGAACTGCACGTGCTTACTGGGGCATGGAGTCGCGTTGTTTTAGAGAAGCATCCAGATGTCAGTAAAGTTATCGAATACAATTCACCGGCTTTCTGCCGTACAGGACAACCGACTTCATTCAAACAAACGTTTCAACTTTACCGAGCGTTACGTCGTCAAAAATACGATCTGATGGTGGAACTCCGCAGCGACTGGCGTGTCGTCTGGTTTGCGTTCTTACGACTCACACCGAAACGGCTCGACCGTGCAGCCCTACAAGTTGCGAACAAATTGGGTCTTGCCCAATTTACGGGAACACACGAAACAACGCGGAATCTTGATGTCCTAAAGCAGGCAGATATTCCAATACCTGTCCAGACCACCACCTTCTCAGTGACAACAGAAGACGAGAAATGGGCATCTGATTTCCTCGCTATACATCAGATTGACAGAGAACACCCATTAATTGCTATCCATCCAGGTTCTCCGATCGAACTTAAAAGATGGTTGCCTGAGCGGTTTGCTGAACTCACAGATTGGTTGATTGCCCAAAAAGGTGCACAAATTCTGTTTGTCGGTGTGAAAGACGAAATCCAGATAATTACCGACATCCAAGCACGCATGCGGGGAGAATCAATTAATATTGCGGGCGAAACAACGCTAACACAATTGGCATCAATTTTGCATAAGTGTAGTGTGTTTATCGGGAACGATAGCGGTCCGATGCATCTCGCTGCAGCAGTAGGCATACACACAATAGGACTCTATGGACCAGGAGATCCAACCCGCTTCGGACCAGTGGGTGCGAAGTGTCAGGCGATTCGTCGGAAGCTCGACTGTCCGCCATGTTCAGGAACAACTTGTCGATTCGGAGAAGAAGGG
- a CDS encoding cytochrome c, protein MEDEDNVLLPDGSSSESENVQFTSGQTGISTNIEVSFEQNLLPILTARCAFAGCHVAGGPEGIDLSTYQTFISAGEELFIPGNARSSDIIEEIVSGRMPPGGPRLSDAEIQLFVDWINQQEPLSRNWGDDDDDDWDDDDDDDDDDDDDDDDDD, encoded by the coding sequence GTGGAAGATGAAGATAATGTATTATTGCCCGACGGCTCTTCCTCCGAATCCGAAAATGTGCAGTTTACATCTGGGCAAACTGGTATTTCTACTAACATTGAGGTTTCCTTTGAACAGAACCTTTTACCTATCCTTACAGCGAGATGTGCCTTTGCTGGTTGTCACGTTGCTGGCGGTCCCGAGGGCATTGATCTCAGTACATATCAAACTTTCATAAGTGCAGGAGAGGAGCTATTCATTCCTGGGAATGCTCGGTCAAGCGATATTATCGAAGAAATCGTCTCAGGAAGAATGCCACCTGGGGGTCCCCGGCTATCAGATGCTGAAATCCAACTTTTCGTTGATTGGATCAATCAACAGGAACCACTATCCCGTAATTGGGGTGATGACGATGACGATGATTGGGACGATGATGACGATGACGATGACGATGACGACGATGACGATGATGATGACGACTAA
- a CDS encoding PEP-utilizing enzyme translates to MQFIKHFSEINETDLTHVGGKGLNLGKLTRAGFRVPQGFCVTTDAYRLSVRGLSEQNESSVKDIELPPELVAAVRAAREQLQTATVAVRSSATAEDLAEASFAGQQDTFLNVTSDGLLDALKACWASLWSERAIAYRQTQTIADEGLAMAVVVQEMCDADVSGVLFTVSPFDPDVSIVESNWGLGESVVSGAITPDSFHVSRETGEVVESNIAVKREMITATGVNEVSSPQQDIPSLTDTQLKELVQLGRQVETCYEQPMDIEWALADGQFVLLQARLITVQDTVSKAPKGAVEELRQEEIRLLEARAEMHGTVWCHHNLAEVLPAPLPMTWGIMKEFMSGAGGLGKAYRSLGFYPSKRVDNEGVLDLICGRIYVNLNSEAELHFDGFPFAHDFEALKRNPQQAMYAQAQTDIKRSNASFWLKLPLHIVRMSRAEIRLRQCRSDFDRLLTEEVFPAFQAEVEAEREILYADLSDPELLAKFQTWRAKTLDNFAPKALTATLLAGFSLQRLEVGLQKHLDETAAKVLASKLISGLSGNLTVETNEKLWQVATGELTLTDFLKDYGHRAVDEFELAQPRWREDTTYLEQIVASFRQEGTQAQENGPRFGGRIEQRESAEKELAAILEEKASLRKQIESELDFTRRYMPFRETAKFYLMLGYEQIRRALLELDRRYQLDGGIFYLMPDELKQLIDGETFDEVIATREKRRELMLQIEVPDVIFSDVLEDIGAPISTDTAETYTGVGVSAGVATGKARVLLTPTDVRPSDRNYILVCPSTDPAWTPLFLHAVGLVMERGGILSHGAVVAREYGVPAVANVPNATQHIADGQTLQVDGNQGTVSIFPDTP, encoded by the coding sequence ATGCAATTCATCAAGCATTTTTCAGAGATTAACGAGACTGATTTAACCCATGTCGGTGGAAAAGGGCTGAATCTTGGAAAGTTGACGAGAGCAGGGTTCCGGGTGCCGCAAGGTTTTTGTGTCACCACAGATGCCTACCGATTGTCTGTCCGAGGTTTATCGGAACAGAATGAAAGCAGCGTTAAGGACATCGAACTGCCACCAGAACTCGTTGCAGCAGTCCGCGCGGCGCGGGAGCAATTGCAGACAGCCACAGTCGCAGTACGCTCCAGTGCGACTGCAGAGGATTTGGCAGAAGCGAGTTTTGCTGGGCAGCAGGACACCTTTTTGAATGTAACGTCTGATGGACTCTTAGATGCGCTCAAGGCGTGTTGGGCATCGCTCTGGTCAGAACGGGCAATTGCTTATCGGCAGACACAGACCATTGCCGATGAAGGTTTAGCAATGGCGGTTGTGGTTCAAGAAATGTGCGACGCAGATGTCTCTGGTGTGCTTTTTACTGTCAGTCCTTTTGATCCCGATGTCTCCATTGTTGAGTCGAATTGGGGGTTGGGTGAATCGGTCGTATCCGGTGCTATCACGCCTGATAGTTTCCATGTCTCGCGGGAGACTGGCGAGGTTGTCGAAAGCAATATCGCTGTAAAACGGGAGATGATAACAGCCACAGGTGTAAACGAAGTATCGTCTCCACAACAGGACATTCCGAGTCTGACGGATACGCAACTAAAGGAACTCGTCCAACTCGGTAGGCAAGTTGAAACCTGCTACGAACAACCGATGGATATTGAGTGGGCACTCGCGGATGGACAGTTTGTTCTGTTACAGGCACGCCTCATCACGGTCCAGGATACCGTATCTAAGGCTCCTAAGGGGGCTGTTGAGGAACTCCGACAGGAGGAGATTCGGCTGTTGGAGGCGCGCGCCGAAATGCACGGGACGGTCTGGTGTCATCACAATCTCGCGGAGGTGCTACCGGCTCCACTACCGATGACGTGGGGGATTATGAAGGAATTCATGTCGGGTGCTGGTGGGTTGGGTAAAGCGTATCGCAGCTTGGGATTTTACCCAAGTAAGCGGGTGGATAACGAAGGCGTTCTTGACCTTATCTGTGGGCGAATTTACGTTAATTTGAACAGCGAAGCAGAACTACACTTCGATGGTTTCCCCTTTGCACACGATTTTGAAGCATTGAAGCGGAATCCACAGCAGGCGATGTATGCACAAGCACAAACTGACATTAAGCGAAGTAACGCCTCATTTTGGTTGAAACTACCACTCCATATTGTTCGTATGAGCAGAGCAGAGATACGTTTACGGCAGTGTCGCTCGGACTTTGATCGGCTACTAACAGAAGAGGTGTTCCCCGCATTTCAGGCAGAAGTTGAAGCAGAACGAGAGATTTTATATGCGGACTTATCGGATCCAGAATTGCTGGCGAAATTTCAAACGTGGCGCGCCAAGACCTTAGACAATTTCGCACCGAAGGCACTCACTGCTACGCTTCTTGCTGGCTTTTCGCTACAAAGGTTAGAGGTAGGACTTCAGAAGCACCTTGATGAGACTGCAGCAAAGGTACTCGCAAGCAAACTTATTAGTGGGCTTTCTGGTAATCTCACCGTTGAAACCAATGAGAAACTGTGGCAGGTAGCGACTGGAGAACTAACACTTACCGATTTCCTAAAAGATTACGGACATCGTGCGGTTGACGAGTTTGAATTGGCGCAACCGCGTTGGCGCGAAGATACCACCTATCTTGAACAGATTGTTGCATCGTTTCGTCAGGAAGGTACACAGGCACAGGAAAATGGTCCGCGTTTTGGGGGACGGATAGAACAACGCGAGTCCGCAGAAAAGGAACTCGCTGCAATCCTTGAAGAGAAGGCAAGTTTGCGAAAACAGATTGAGAGTGAACTCGATTTCACGAGACGTTATATGCCCTTCAGGGAGACAGCGAAATTCTACCTCATGCTTGGCTATGAACAGATCCGACGCGCTTTGCTTGAATTGGATCGCCGTTATCAGCTCGATGGCGGTATTTTCTATCTTATGCCAGATGAATTAAAGCAGCTGATTGACGGCGAGACTTTTGATGAGGTCATCGCTACACGCGAAAAGAGGCGTGAACTGATGCTACAGATTGAGGTGCCCGATGTCATTTTCAGTGATGTCTTGGAGGATATAGGCGCACCGATCTCGACAGACACCGCGGAGACATATACAGGGGTAGGTGTTTCCGCGGGTGTCGCAACTGGAAAAGCACGTGTACTGCTGACACCAACGGATGTACGTCCATCTGATCGAAATTACATTTTAGTGTGTCCCTCAACCGATCCCGCGTGGACACCCCTGTTTCTACATGCAGTGGGACTTGTGATGGAACGTGGCGGTATCCTATCACACGGTGCGGTTGTTGCGAGAGAGTATGGTGTGCCTGCTGTAGCGAACGTTCCGAACGCAACGCAGCACATCGCTGATGGACAGACACTTCAGGTTGATGGAAATCAAGGAACGGTCTCAATTTTCCCCGACACACCATAG